The Borrelia sp. HM sequence CGACAATCATTTGTTCATTTGCAAGAATAGATATTTCATCCCTTGATGGAAGACGAGCTATCTTTACTTGTAAGGCATCAGCATTTACTTCTAGCCAAGTTGGTAATTTGCGAAGAGTTGATGTTCTTTCTATGTTTGATCTAATCAATTTTTTTAGGCTATCTTTTTCTTTTACTTGTATCATATCGTTTGCTCTTAGAGTAATAGATGGAATAGTAACTTTTCTTCCATTAAGCATGATAATTCCGTGTGAGACTATCTGTCTTGCGTGAGCTCTTGAAATAGCAAATCCAGATCTGTATATTACGTTGTCAATTCTTCTCTCAAGTAGTGCTAAAAGATTATCCCCTGTAACTCCCTGTTGTCTTCTTGCTTCTTTGAAAATATTGGTAAGCTGTCTTTCACTTATACCGTAAGCAAATTTCACCTTTTGTTTTTCTATGAGTTGTTTTCCATATTCTGTAGTCTTAG is a genomic window containing:
- the rpsD gene encoding 30S ribosomal protein S4, yielding MNRKNIAKGKLVRRFGINIFEQPKYDKLLKKKPNPPGMHGRSRRAKTTEYGKQLIEKQKVKFAYGISERQLTNIFKEARRQQGVTGDNLLALLERRIDNVIYRSGFAISRAHARQIVSHGIIMLNGRKVTIPSITLRANDMIQVKEKDSLKKLIRSNIERTSTLRKLPTWLEVNADALQVKIARLPSRDEISILANEQMIVEYYSKRA